ATAAAAGATAACGGTGCAGCTTTTCGGGATCAATGAGTTCGGCAAGTGCCGCTTGGTTAATCCGTAAGGCAGTGAAGTCATCCGGTTCGCGTAGCTCAGAGCGAAGATACAGGAAATCCAGTATCATCTTTTCGGGTTCGGCCATCCGGATGCGAAACTCCTGCCAGGAAAGCAGCCGGTAACCAAACAGCAGCGAAGGTTTCAGATGACGATAATCAAACGTATCCACCGGAGTTTCGTAATGTTGGGTTTTTAAACTACTGACGGAAGTAATCCGATAAACCGCTTCCGGAATCAGTCCATAATACGACAAAGCTGATTCTAAAGAAACGTAAGAGGGCTGATAAATCCGATTCGCCACGTACCATCGGTAGGATTCGTCAAGGGTGTTTTGGGGATCAGAAAATCGGTACCAACGATTGACAATTTTCTGCAAATAGCCTTTTTGTTGCCATTCTACCAACCGACGAAAATCAAAATCAGGAAAGGCTTTTTTGATGTCCTGCGTAGAAAACAGCGGCCAGTGCTGAAACTGTTGCTGAAAAGTTATGTATTTCATTCTTTTCTATTTGTTGTTAAAAATAACAATTTTTAGAAACAAGATTTACGTTTCAACCGATATTCCAAGCTACTTGTTGAAGGCGTTCTTCCACCATTTTTAGCGTAACGACTAACGCTTCTTCTGGTGGCAACTCGCCAGTCACCAACTCTCGGAAACTGGTATTATAGGTAGTACTGAGTTGCTTCCAGGTATCATTAGGGCGGGCAAATATCATGGCCGCGGCTGGGTGTTCCGGTATCCAATCGTTGTTGTTTTTGTATCCCACCATATCATCACGTCCCACTTTGATAAGCATCTCGTCAAAATCGCTGCTGTTGAAGAAACTCATGACTTCCGCATCCTTCAGCATTTGATGCAAGTCGTATACGTGGCGAATTTTGTTACGCAGGTCGTTGATCGGGTCGGGTGATCTTGAGAAACGAACTAATCCCATCACCTTCTCACAAAATGTCCTGGTTTTGCCCAGTACCTGAATATCGAAGGGAGCCATATTGTACTGCTTGATAAGCTCTTCTTGTCCTTTCGCTTGCATCATTTCACTGATGTAGCAACTCACCGGCATACTGGTATACGGCTCAAAATTACCTAGCCACGTAGCCTCGAGTATCACCTGCTCGCGTACCTGCCCGAAGTTTCCGTCGTAGATTTTGTCATACTGGTGAACCGTCTTTCGGATATTTCCCCGCTTGTTGGTCAAACCTTCTACCGCAATTTCCGGAAGTACCTTCTCGACGACTTTGCTGACGGCTCGTATTTTCTTTTTGAGCTGATTATCGTTTTCGCCGGTGTTTCTTAGCACGACCAAATCAATGTCCTCCGAAAACCGCTCAATAAGTTTGAAGCATTTGGAAAGGGCGGTGCCTCCCTTGAAAACTACTTCGCTGGCTATGTCGGAATGGAATATTTCGTACAAGGCTACGGTCACCCAGTAATCTTTTTCTACGTAGATTTCCCGGATACCAAGCATTTCGGCGGTCGCTTGAATGGCATCCTGAAGGAGTTCCTGGTTGCTGTGAAGATTCATATCAGTCAATATTCCATTGGGTGACCGATGGCAATATCGTACTATCTATTCCGAGTTCGTAGCTGCTCAACGGATTTAGACTTTCCCTGAGCGTAGATGTTTCTTTGCTCTTCTTTAATGCGGTTAGTAGTGCTCCGAGAAGTGCCCGGGTCCGAGGGGGGTACTTACGGGCGTATTTTATCAGTTGTGACCGCTCACTTGCGCTCAGTGTTTTAATCATACGCTTGAGTTGGATAATCGCTGACCTTTTATCTAGATCAGGTATCGTCTTGAAGTCTTTCAGGGCATCCAGTATCTCCAGTAGACGATAGTTTTCGTTGGTTACGTCTACGTAACTTTTTACGGGTTTGACTGACATCTTACCAATCTTGGTCGTTACTCGTTTGGCTCTACTGGCTACCTTTATTGCCTTAGGAATTTGCGTAGTCAATCCCATCCGATTGTAGAGTACGTCTCCGGTAATGTAAGCAATACGCTTCTGCCCCTCAAACAAATAAGGTCGCAGAAGCTCCTCCTCGCGGGGTCGTAGCTCGCCGAAGGCAGTTTGCTTAGGCTTATAAAATACCCCGGTGGATGCTCGTTTAATAATTCCCTGACGAATAAGACGCTCGATGGCCTTCGCGGCCGCGCTGTACTCCGATGGAGCCAGGCCCAGGTTTTGATACTTAAACGTAGTACCTTCTCTTAGTCGGATTACGCTCTTCTGTATTTTCTCGGCTACACTCATCCGTGTCTGATTCATTTTTCTGGTAGACTAAAGCTAAGAAATAAACGTAGTTTTGTCAAGTATTTCGCGCAAAATACTTGACAAGACAATGCTCTAGACTTTGCTTAGAATAGGGCTGCGCCTATCATCAATAGATTGAAGATAACTCAATGGATGGCTTCCGCTCGGTGGTTACTGCGGCGTTTTCTCTCTTGGATGCACCGCTCACAATCCCGCTTGTAGCGGGATAGCTGCTGGTAGGTATCGGCTTTAAATCCGCAAGTAATACACATCCGGTTTTCGGTGACCAGCTTTAGTTCTTCCTGGTGGGTTCGTTGCTGCTTGGTCAGCGTTTGTTGCAATTTCGTTAGTGCTTGCTTACCTTCCGTTAGTTCATCGTTACGTTTGGTAAGCTGCACTTGCAGAGTGGTACGGGCTTCGTTCGCCTGGGTAAGCTCTTGGTTAAGGGTGGCAACTGCTTGTTCAGCCGTTTGTAACCGTTCGTTGTCTTCTTGTTGTCCCTTCAACTCCCGCCACTTCCCGACGAAGAGGTACACGAACAGGTAGTTGATGACGGCAATCAGCAAACTAAATAACTGACTTACGAAGATGTCCTGTCCGGTCTTCTCAAAACTCCAGGCATCGAAGAACAATGTCGTGATGAAGTACCCCGCTACGGCGAACAACACGGGGAATGCTTGGTGGACAAGTTTGCTGTTGGCCGCCGTCGTGAGTATCGTTAAATGGATGGCAACACTCAAAAACCACGCAGCTGCTTCCCGTTGCCAGCCTACGAGCGTCTCCGGCAGTTGGGTAATCAGCAGGGCTTGGCTTTCGTACACTAAGTAAGCGTACATCGCGAACATCCCGATCATAATCGGAGGCAGGGTAAACAGACTTTCGGCAATCTTTTCAAAAAAATTATGGATACGCTTTTCCATGGGTTTAGGTTTTTGAAGAAATGGATGATGGGATTAAGGATGAGCCAAGTAGCAGATGGATGGTTCTTTTAGCTTATTGCGGGTGGGTTGGCGGTTGTTGGAGTAGGTGCCACTTTCATTACCCCGAGCGTAATAGATGGCTTCGTACAAATCTAGTTCTTTCACCTTCCGTAACAGATGATGGTACTTCCGCCTTCCTTCGACGATAAAGGGGCTGGTCGCGCACTTTTGGACAAAGAACAAACGCTTGGCTTTCTTGCTCACCCCGATGAGGCAGATACGCTGCGCGTTGATGCTATCCGCGTAGAATGCCATCTGCCGGTCGTAGTGATACATCCGACAGCAGTTCAGAAATGCCGGTAGGTTCCGAGCGGAGGTCGTCTTAAAATCAACCACTAGCGGAGTGCTATCCTGTCGGTCAACCACCAAGTCCAGTTTACACTTACAAGCGACCCTCGTAGTCGGCTCCTGCCATAGCACGACCTTTTCTTTTTCGCTATCTTCCAATAGATGCTGGCAATACTGATTACCTAATACGGTGCGGTACATCCGATAGAGTAACGGAATATCCAGTCCATCGCAGCTTTCGGTACGGAATTTTTCCGGCTCCAGTAACAGTTCGTGAAACACTCCGCCAAAACGGAAAGCCGTTTCAGGTTTTTCGTAAGGAGTTCCGGTTATGATGTGCATCGCAATGGTCAAATCGCTGTTGCTAATGCGGGGGAGTTGATAGTAATCCATAACTTGGGCTTGGGCTTGGGCTTGGGGCTGGGTGCGGGGAGCTGGGCGGTATTCCGCTTGGAGTAAGGAGTAGAGCAGAAAAATATAATTAAGATTCTCGTACTACTCTCTGCCCCAAGCCCCCGGCTCCTAGTGATAAACAGTTTGCTGCTTTTGGAAGATCATTAGGCCGGGAATATGGCGTTCGCCGGAGCGAATGGCTTGTCGTACCTTTTTCTCATTGAGCATCAGATACTCACGCGGTACGTTCGCCAGATTCTGTGCCTCGAATGTCCAGACCTTGCGGACTCCCTCCGTGCTGTGTTGGGCAATGGCGATCTGCCGTTTGAATTCGCTTTGCTGTCGCAGTGCCTCAACGTCGCCGTCTTCGGCTTGCAGTTGGGCGCGTTCCCCCTCGTCAATCCGGTCGAGTACGGCTTGCTGTTGGGCGGTAACTTTGGCGTTGAACTGCTGAATCAGTTGGTCAGCGTGAGCAATCGCTTTTTCTATTGGGGCAACCAGTTCTTTCTCTTTGGCTATCCACTGTTTGGCCTTTTCTTGTAAAGGGGTGGTGATGGCTTTACGAGCGACACTCACTTGTTTAATTAGTTGTTTGCTCTCCCGAATGACGGAAGAAACAATGGCTTTATCGCTTTCGTCATTGACTACTTCTACGGTGTCTATGACCCGTAACAGGTGCTTGATCTTACGATTGATTTCACTTTCGAGATGGGTAACTACGTGTGTAGCGGGTGATACAGCGCGTGAGGTTTTACGTTGGATAGACATTACTCGATAAATAGAAGGTGATGAAAAAGGGATGAAGAGAAGGAGGGCTTAGCCTCCTTTCCGAAACAAATGATCGTATTATCCGAGCGGATACTCACCATCGTAGATTTTAGGTAAATCACAGGAAGTTTCCCCAACGAGCGTTTCTATCTCGGCGGAGAGTGATTTAGGGGGACTGGCGATTACTGAATAATCGGTATTCAGTCCGTCGCCTTTCTTTTCAATCGTCAGATCGTAGCCGGAAGGATGACCATACTCTTCGCTATCCACGTAGCTTTTTAGGGCTTTCAGGATAGACTTCTGAGTGATTTCCAGCACTTGCAGCCGTTCTTTCTGGTAGTTGTACACCAGTCCGGCCACGAAGTACTTTTGCTTCTCCAGTTCGCCGTCTTTGTTGGTACGGGCATCGCGGTTAATCATTTCCTCTAAGGAAAACTCGCC
This region of Tunicatimonas pelagia genomic DNA includes:
- a CDS encoding type IV toxin-antitoxin system AbiEi family antitoxin domain-containing protein, translating into MKYITFQQQFQHWPLFSTQDIKKAFPDFDFRRLVEWQQKGYLQKIVNRWYRFSDPQNTLDESYRWYVANRIYQPSYVSLESALSYYGLIPEAVYRITSVSSLKTQHYETPVDTFDYRHLKPSLLFGYRLLSWQEFRIRMAEPEKMILDFLYLRSELREPDDFTALRINQAALAELIDPEKLHRYLLLFGQKKLAERVETFLDLLYHAEPS
- a CDS encoding nucleotidyl transferase AbiEii/AbiGii toxin family protein, whose translation is MNLHSNQELLQDAIQATAEMLGIREIYVEKDYWVTVALYEIFHSDIASEVVFKGGTALSKCFKLIERFSEDIDLVVLRNTGENDNQLKKKIRAVSKVVEKVLPEIAVEGLTNKRGNIRKTVHQYDKIYDGNFGQVREQVILEATWLGNFEPYTSMPVSCYISEMMQAKGQEELIKQYNMAPFDIQVLGKTRTFCEKVMGLVRFSRSPDPINDLRNKIRHVYDLHQMLKDAEVMSFFNSSDFDEMLIKVGRDDMVGYKNNNDWIPEHPAAAMIFARPNDTWKQLSTTYNTSFRELVTGELPPEEALVVTLKMVEERLQQVAWNIG
- a CDS encoding DUF6088 family protein; amino-acid sequence: MNQTRMSVAEKIQKSVIRLREGTTFKYQNLGLAPSEYSAAAKAIERLIRQGIIKRASTGVFYKPKQTAFGELRPREEELLRPYLFEGQKRIAYITGDVLYNRMGLTTQIPKAIKVASRAKRVTTKIGKMSVKPVKSYVDVTNENYRLLEILDALKDFKTIPDLDKRSAIIQLKRMIKTLSASERSQLIKYARKYPPRTRALLGALLTALKKSKETSTLRESLNPLSSYELGIDSTILPSVTQWNID
- a CDS encoding PD-(D/E)XK nuclease-like domain-containing protein, producing MDYYQLPRISNSDLTIAMHIITGTPYEKPETAFRFGGVFHELLLEPEKFRTESCDGLDIPLLYRMYRTVLGNQYCQHLLEDSEKEKVVLWQEPTTRVACKCKLDLVVDRQDSTPLVVDFKTTSARNLPAFLNCCRMYHYDRQMAFYADSINAQRICLIGVSKKAKRLFFVQKCATSPFIVEGRRKYHHLLRKVKELDLYEAIYYARGNESGTYSNNRQPTRNKLKEPSICYLAHP